In Desulfuromonas sp. KJ2020, a single window of DNA contains:
- a CDS encoding class I SAM-dependent methyltransferase gives MSKTNPRFMALFLELFESLPRQGPGSRACAERALRLCRELPPVPRILDLGCGTGAQTLYLAELTAGSILAIDSHAPSIERLRQTLAERGLSRRAKAQVGDMAQLELPTASFDLIWSEGALYNIGIEMALPICLELLRPGGYLAFTDAVWRRENPPEEVRAAFEQEGVTLGWAAEVAAAITQGGFELLDHFTLPDAAWWDDFYTPMLARIEAMRHQYANDREALTILDEIAKEPEMHRHYANYYGYEFFVARRR, from the coding sequence ATGAGTAAAACCAACCCACGATTCATGGCACTTTTTCTCGAACTTTTTGAATCCCTGCCAAGGCAGGGGCCGGGCAGCCGGGCCTGCGCCGAGAGGGCGCTGCGTCTTTGCCGGGAGTTGCCGCCGGTCCCGAGGATTCTCGATCTGGGCTGCGGTACGGGGGCGCAGACGCTTTACCTGGCTGAGCTCACCGCCGGATCTATCCTGGCCATTGACAGCCATGCCCCCAGCATTGAACGGCTGCGGCAGACTCTGGCCGAGCGCGGGCTTTCGCGCCGTGCCAAGGCCCAGGTCGGCGATATGGCGCAGCTGGAACTGCCAACAGCGAGTTTCGATCTCATCTGGTCGGAGGGGGCGCTCTACAATATCGGCATAGAGATGGCGCTGCCCATCTGCCTCGAACTGCTACGGCCGGGGGGATACCTCGCCTTTACCGATGCGGTCTGGCGCCGGGAAAACCCGCCGGAAGAGGTCAGGGCCGCCTTCGAGCAGGAGGGGGTAACTCTGGGCTGGGCGGCGGAGGTGGCGGCTGCCATCACCCAGGGCGGCTTCGAGCTGCTCGATCACTTCACCCTGCCTGACGCGGCCTGGTGGGATGATTTCTACACGCCCATGTTGGCCCGTATCGAAGCCATGCGTCACCAGTACGCCAATGACCGCGAGGCGCTGACTATTTTGGATGAAATCGCCAAAGAGCCGGAAATGCACCGTCACTATGCTAACTATTACGGCTACGAGTTTTTTGTCGCCCGCCGGCGCTGA
- a CDS encoding integrase core domain-containing protein: GELVHFDSKRLPLIKGEDQTLPREYLFVAIDDYSRELYAGVFPDKTQHSAELFLRQVVDECPYTIEYTYSDNGKEFKGTGEHAFVKACNELGIGQKFTRISRPQTNGKAERVIRTIMEMWHQQETFKDRKNRHFSLLRFINFYNTVKPHKGIDDLTPYEKLLDHFYGLKV; encoded by the coding sequence CTGGAGAGCTGGTTCACTTCGACAGCAAGCGGCTCCCGTTGATCAAGGGCGAAGATCAGACGCTGCCACGCGAGTATCTGTTCGTCGCCATTGATGATTATTCCCGGGAACTCTATGCAGGGGTATTCCCGGACAAGACACAACACAGTGCCGAACTCTTTCTGCGTCAGGTGGTCGATGAATGCCCTTACACCATCGAATACACCTACTCAGACAACGGCAAAGAATTTAAAGGCACTGGCGAACATGCTTTCGTCAAGGCTTGTAACGAACTCGGTATCGGCCAGAAGTTTACGCGGATCAGCCGGCCCCAGACCAACGGCAAAGCCGAGCGTGTTATCCGCACAATCATGGAGATGTGGCATCAGCAGGAGACGTTCAAAGATCGTAAGAACCGCCATTTCAGCCTGCTGCGCTTCATCAACTTTTACAACACGGTCAAGCCCCACAAGGGCATTGACGATCTAACGCCATACGAAAAATTGCTGGATCATTTCTATGGCTTAAAAGTGTAA
- a CDS encoding cytochrome c biogenesis protein ResB yields MTTHRSKIWEWLTSLKLAIVLASLATLVIMVGSLIMHYHPRLFGDLDAVTLGAFYPAAARQAPLLTLWMPVAALLIIAFAINTLCCFLDWLPRLRSRWRKTGEYLIHLGFCLLVIAFFWGQFSGYRTAGNLLAVGETLNLPQHPDLSLRLDDFRPIFDESGRRPLDMVNELTLLRNGKEMFRQQVRTNHPLSHQGLIVLAASFQQEADGFSFHAPGFGRVDLQEGTRLILPGGATLAVLDFLPTARRLGERVVAMGRDLNNPALHLQLMASDGQLRWQGWYFLRQGPPATLVEQGLNLRPLQPIVRTSSVLTINYDPGASMALAGGVLMGTGVLIAIFSYYTKRRRQDRPHVV; encoded by the coding sequence ATGACCACACATCGAAGCAAAATATGGGAGTGGCTCACCTCCCTCAAGCTCGCCATCGTGCTGGCTTCCTTGGCCACCCTGGTGATCATGGTCGGCTCGCTTATCATGCACTACCATCCGCGCCTCTTCGGCGATCTCGATGCCGTCACCCTGGGGGCCTTCTATCCGGCGGCCGCCCGGCAGGCGCCGCTGCTCACCCTGTGGATGCCCGTCGCCGCCCTGCTGATCATTGCCTTTGCCATCAACACCCTCTGCTGCTTCCTCGACTGGTTGCCGCGTCTGCGCAGCCGCTGGCGCAAGACGGGCGAATACCTCATCCACCTCGGTTTCTGCCTGCTGGTGATCGCCTTCTTCTGGGGCCAGTTCAGCGGCTATCGCACCGCCGGCAACCTGCTGGCCGTGGGCGAAACCCTGAATCTGCCCCAGCATCCCGACCTCAGTCTGCGCCTCGACGACTTCCGGCCCATTTTCGACGAAAGCGGCCGCCGCCCCCTCGACATGGTCAACGAGCTGACCCTGCTGCGAAATGGCAAAGAAATGTTTCGCCAGCAGGTACGCACCAACCACCCCCTGAGCCACCAGGGGCTGATCGTCCTGGCCGCCAGCTTCCAGCAGGAAGCCGACGGCTTTTCCTTTCACGCCCCGGGCTTCGGCCGCGTGGACCTCCAAGAAGGCACACGCCTCATCCTCCCCGGTGGCGCCACCCTCGCCGTACTGGATTTTCTCCCCACGGCCCGCCGTCTAGGCGAACGCGTGGTGGCCATGGGCCGCGACCTGAATAATCCGGCCCTGCACCTGCAGCTGATGGCCAGCGACGGCCAGCTCCGCTGGCAGGGCTGGTACTTCCTGCGTCAGGGCCCGCCCGCCACCCTCGTTGAACAAGGCCTTAACCTGCGGCCTCTGCAACCCATCGTGCGCACCTCTTCCGTGCTCACCATCAACTACGATCCCGGCGCCAGTATGGCTCTGGCCGGCGGCGTCCTCATGGGCACCGGCGTCCTTATCGCCATCTTTTCCTACTACACCAAACGACGCCGACAGGACCGGCCCCATGTGGTCTGA